The following proteins are co-located in the Macaca thibetana thibetana isolate TM-01 chromosome 6, ASM2454274v1, whole genome shotgun sequence genome:
- the ZFP62 gene encoding zinc finger protein 62 homolog isoform X2, whose amino-acid sequence MSHLKTSTEDEEPAEEYANAGNTESKWPKGEGLHRDPVPESKVGDTCVWDSKVESQQEKPVENRMKEDKSCIREAISTAKSTANTKTEQEGEASEKSLRLSPQHITHQTMPVGQRGSEQGKCVENINGTSHPSLQQKTNAVKKLHKCDECGKSFKYNSRLVQHKIMHTGEKRYECDDCGGTFRSSSSLRVHKRIHTGEKPYACEECGKAYMSYSSLINHKSTHSGEKNCKCDECGKSFNYSSVLDQHKRIHTGEKPYECGECGKAFRNSSGLRVHKRIHTGEKPYECDICGKTFSNSSGLRVHKRIHTGEKPYECDECGKAFITCRTLLNHKSIHFGDKPYKCDECEKSFNYSSLLIQHKVIHTGEKPYECDECGKAFRNSSGLIVHKRIHTGEKPYKCDVCGKAFSYSSGLAVHKSIHPGKKAHECKECGKSFSYNSLLLQHKTIHTGERPYVCDVCGKTFRNNAGLKVHRRLHTGEKPYKCDVCGKAYISRSSLKNHKGIHLGEKPYKCSYCEKSFNYSSALEQHKRIHTREKPFGCDECGKAFRNNSGLKVHKRIHTGERPYKCEECGKAYISLSSLINHKSVHPGEKPFKCDECEKAFITYRTLINHKKVHLGEKPYKCDVCEKSFNYTSLLSQHKRVHTREKPYECDRCEKVFRNNSSLKVHKRIHTGEKPYECDVCGKAYISHSSLINHKSTHPGKTPHPCDECGKAFFSSRTLISHKRVHLGEKPFKCVECGKSFSYSSLLSQHKRVHTGEKPYVCDRCGKAFRNSSGLTVHKRIHTGEKPYECDECGKAYISHSSLINHKSVHQGKQPYNCECGKSFNYRSVLDQHKRIHTGRKPYRCNECGKAFNIRSNLTKHKRTHTGEESLSVIYVGSYSGTPQKRTYEGGSALDGSRMRLPL is encoded by the exons A TGTCACATTTGAAGACGAGCACTGAGGATGAGGAACCAGCTGAAGAATATGCAAATGCTGGAAATACAGAATCTAAGTGGCCGAAAGGGGAAGGTCTTCACAGGGATCCTGTGCCTGAGTCTAAGGTTGGTGACACGTGTGTTTGGGATAGCAAGGTAGAGAGTCAGCAGGAAAAACCTGTGGAAAACAGGATGAAGGAAGACAAAAGCTGCATCAGGGAAGCAATCAGCACAGCCAAGAGTACAGCAAATACAAAGACAGAACAGGAAGGTGAGGCATCTGAGAAGAGCTTGCGTCTGAGCCCACAGCATATCACACACCAGACTATGCCTGTAGGACAGAGAGGCAGTGAGCAAGGCAAATGTGTGGAGAACATTAATGGAACCTCCCACCCTAGTCTACAGCAGAAAACCAATGCTGTTAAGAAATTACATAAATGTGATGAATGTGGGAAATCCTTCAAATATAATTCCCGCCTTGTTCAACATAAAATTATGCACACTGGGGAGAAGCGCTATGAATGTGACGACTGTGGAGGGACCTTCCGAAGCAGCTCCAGCCTTCGGGTCCACAAGCGGAtccacactggggagaagccGTACGCGTGtgaggaatgtgggaaagcctacATGTCCTACTCCAGCCTCATAAACCACAAAAGCACCCATTCTGGGGAGAAGAACTGCAAATGCGATGAATGTGGAAAATCCTTCAATTATAGCTCTGTTCTGGACCAGCATAAAAGGAtccacactggggagaagccCTATGAGTGCGGTGAGTGTGGAAAGGCCTTCAGGAACAGCTCTGGGCTCCGAGTCCACAAAAGGATCCACACGGGGGAGAAGCCCTATGAATGCGACATCTGTGGGAAAACCTTCAGTAACAGCTCTGGCCTTAGGGTCCACAAAAGGATCCACACGGGcgagaaaccttatgaatgtgATGAGTGTGGGAAGGCCTTCATTACTTGTAGAACACTTCTCAACCATAAAAGCATCCACTTTGGAGATAAACCCTATAAATGTGATGAGTGTGAGAAATCTTTTAATTATAGCTCTCTTCTCATTCAGCATAAAGTcatccacactggagagaaaccttatgaatgtgACGAATGTGGGAAGGCTTTCAGGAACAGCTCAGGCCTCATAGTGCATAAAAGGATCCACAcgggagagaaaccttacaagtgtgaTGTCTGTGGCAAAGCATTCAGCTATAGCTCAGGCCTCGCAGTCCATAAAAGCATTCACCCTGGAAAGAAAGCCCATGAGTGTAAGGAGTGTGGGAAGTCCTTCAGTTATAACTCACTTCTTCTTCAGCACAAAACTATTCACACCGGAGAGAGACCTtatgtatgtgatgtgtgtgggaAAACGTTCAGAAACAATGCAGGCCTCAAAGTCCACAGGAGGCTGCATACTGGGGAGAAACCCTATAAGTGTGATGTGTGTGGGAAAGCCTATATCTCACGCTCTAGCcttaaaaatcacaaaggaaTCCACCTTGGGGAGAAGCCCTATAAATGTAGCTATTGTGAGAAATCCTTCAACTACAGCTCTGCCCTTGAGCAGCATAAAAGGATTCATACCAGGGAAAAACCCTTTGGGTGTGATGAGTGTGGAAAAGCTTTCAGAAATAATTCCGGCCTTAAAGTACATAAACGAATCCACACTGGGGAACgaccttacaaatgtgaagaatgtgggaaAGCGTACATCTCCCTCTCGAGCCTTATAAATCATAAAAGCGTCCACCCCGGGGAGAAGCCCTTTAAGTGTGATGAGTGTGAGAAGGCCTTCATCACATACCGAACCCTTATAAACCACAAAAAAGTTCATCTTGGGGAGAAGCCCTACAAATGTGATGTGTGTGAGAAATCTTTTAATTACACATCACTTCTTTCTCAGCACAAAAGGGTCCACACtagagagaaaccctatgaatgtgaCAGGTGTGAGAAGGTCTTCAGAAACAACTCGAGCCTTAAAGTTCATAAGAGAATCCATACTGGGGAGAAGCCCTATGAATGTGACGTGTGTGGAAAAGCCTACATCTCACACTCAAGCCTTATTAACCATAAAAGTACCCACCCCGGCAAGACACCGCATCCATGCGATGAGTGTGGAAAAGCTTTTTTCTCAAGCAGAACTCTTATAAGCCATAAAAGAGTCCATCTTGGAGAGAAACCCTTCAAGTGTGTCGAGTGTGGGAAATCTTTCAGTTACAGCTCTCTCCTTTCTCAGCACAAGAGGGTCCACACAGGGGAGAAACCCTATGTGTGTGATAGGTGTGGGAAGGCCTTCAGGAACAGCTCAGGCCTCACAGTGCATAAAAGGATCCACACaggtgagaaaccctatgaatgtgaTGAGTGTGGGAAGGCATACATCTCACACTCAAGTCTTATCAACCATAAAAGTGTCCACCAGGGGAAGCAGCCCTATAATTGTGAGTGTGGGAAATCCTTCAATTATAGATCAGTCCTTGACCAGCACAAAAGGATCCACACTGGAAGGAAGCCATACCGATGTAATGAGTGTGGTAAGGCTTTCAATATCCGATCAAATCTCACCAAGCATAAAAGAACCCATACTGGAGAGGAGTCTTTAAGTGTGATATATGTGGGAAGTTATAGTGGCACACCCCAGAAGAGAACCTATGAGGGAGGGAGTGCCCTGGATGGGAGCAGGATGAGGCTGCCTCTGTAG
- the ZFP62 gene encoding zinc finger protein 62 homolog isoform X3 translates to MTVSHLKTSTEDEEPAEEYANAGNTESKWPKGEGLHRDPVPESKVGDTCVWDSKVESQQEKPVENRMKEDKSCIREAISTAKSTANTKTEQEGEASEKSLRLSPQHITHQTMPVGQRGSEQGKCVENINGTSHPSLQQKTNAVKKLHKCDECGKSFKYNSRLVQHKIMHTGEKRYECDDCGGTFRSSSSLRVHKRIHTGEKPYACEECGKAYMSYSSLINHKSTHSGEKNCKCDECGKSFNYSSVLDQHKRIHTGEKPYECGECGKAFRNSSGLRVHKRIHTGEKPYECDICGKTFSNSSGLRVHKRIHTGEKPYECDECGKAFITCRTLLNHKSIHFGDKPYKCDECEKSFNYSSLLIQHKVIHTGEKPYECDECGKAFRNSSGLIVHKRIHTGEKPYKCDVCGKAFSYSSGLAVHKSIHPGKKAHECKECGKSFSYNSLLLQHKTIHTGERPYVCDVCGKTFRNNAGLKVHRRLHTGEKPYKCDVCGKAYISRSSLKNHKGIHLGEKPYKCSYCEKSFNYSSALEQHKRIHTREKPFGCDECGKAFRNNSGLKVHKRIHTGERPYKCEECGKAYISLSSLINHKSVHPGEKPFKCDECEKAFITYRTLINHKKVHLGEKPYKCDVCEKSFNYTSLLSQHKRVHTREKPYECDRCEKVFRNNSSLKVHKRIHTGEKPYECDVCGKAYISHSSLINHKSTHPGKTPHPCDECGKAFFSSRTLISHKRVHLGEKPFKCVECGKSFSYSSLLSQHKRVHTGEKPYVCDRCGKAFRNSSGLTVHKRIHTGELPYLSSS, encoded by the exons ATGACAG TGTCACATTTGAAGACGAGCACTGAGGATGAGGAACCAGCTGAAGAATATGCAAATGCTGGAAATACAGAATCTAAGTGGCCGAAAGGGGAAGGTCTTCACAGGGATCCTGTGCCTGAGTCTAAGGTTGGTGACACGTGTGTTTGGGATAGCAAGGTAGAGAGTCAGCAGGAAAAACCTGTGGAAAACAGGATGAAGGAAGACAAAAGCTGCATCAGGGAAGCAATCAGCACAGCCAAGAGTACAGCAAATACAAAGACAGAACAGGAAGGTGAGGCATCTGAGAAGAGCTTGCGTCTGAGCCCACAGCATATCACACACCAGACTATGCCTGTAGGACAGAGAGGCAGTGAGCAAGGCAAATGTGTGGAGAACATTAATGGAACCTCCCACCCTAGTCTACAGCAGAAAACCAATGCTGTTAAGAAATTACATAAATGTGATGAATGTGGGAAATCCTTCAAATATAATTCCCGCCTTGTTCAACATAAAATTATGCACACTGGGGAGAAGCGCTATGAATGTGACGACTGTGGAGGGACCTTCCGAAGCAGCTCCAGCCTTCGGGTCCACAAGCGGAtccacactggggagaagccGTACGCGTGtgaggaatgtgggaaagcctacATGTCCTACTCCAGCCTCATAAACCACAAAAGCACCCATTCTGGGGAGAAGAACTGCAAATGCGATGAATGTGGAAAATCCTTCAATTATAGCTCTGTTCTGGACCAGCATAAAAGGAtccacactggggagaagccCTATGAGTGCGGTGAGTGTGGAAAGGCCTTCAGGAACAGCTCTGGGCTCCGAGTCCACAAAAGGATCCACACGGGGGAGAAGCCCTATGAATGCGACATCTGTGGGAAAACCTTCAGTAACAGCTCTGGCCTTAGGGTCCACAAAAGGATCCACACGGGcgagaaaccttatgaatgtgATGAGTGTGGGAAGGCCTTCATTACTTGTAGAACACTTCTCAACCATAAAAGCATCCACTTTGGAGATAAACCCTATAAATGTGATGAGTGTGAGAAATCTTTTAATTATAGCTCTCTTCTCATTCAGCATAAAGTcatccacactggagagaaaccttatgaatgtgACGAATGTGGGAAGGCTTTCAGGAACAGCTCAGGCCTCATAGTGCATAAAAGGATCCACAcgggagagaaaccttacaagtgtgaTGTCTGTGGCAAAGCATTCAGCTATAGCTCAGGCCTCGCAGTCCATAAAAGCATTCACCCTGGAAAGAAAGCCCATGAGTGTAAGGAGTGTGGGAAGTCCTTCAGTTATAACTCACTTCTTCTTCAGCACAAAACTATTCACACCGGAGAGAGACCTtatgtatgtgatgtgtgtgggaAAACGTTCAGAAACAATGCAGGCCTCAAAGTCCACAGGAGGCTGCATACTGGGGAGAAACCCTATAAGTGTGATGTGTGTGGGAAAGCCTATATCTCACGCTCTAGCcttaaaaatcacaaaggaaTCCACCTTGGGGAGAAGCCCTATAAATGTAGCTATTGTGAGAAATCCTTCAACTACAGCTCTGCCCTTGAGCAGCATAAAAGGATTCATACCAGGGAAAAACCCTTTGGGTGTGATGAGTGTGGAAAAGCTTTCAGAAATAATTCCGGCCTTAAAGTACATAAACGAATCCACACTGGGGAACgaccttacaaatgtgaagaatgtgggaaAGCGTACATCTCCCTCTCGAGCCTTATAAATCATAAAAGCGTCCACCCCGGGGAGAAGCCCTTTAAGTGTGATGAGTGTGAGAAGGCCTTCATCACATACCGAACCCTTATAAACCACAAAAAAGTTCATCTTGGGGAGAAGCCCTACAAATGTGATGTGTGTGAGAAATCTTTTAATTACACATCACTTCTTTCTCAGCACAAAAGGGTCCACACtagagagaaaccctatgaatgtgaCAGGTGTGAGAAGGTCTTCAGAAACAACTCGAGCCTTAAAGTTCATAAGAGAATCCATACTGGGGAGAAGCCCTATGAATGTGACGTGTGTGGAAAAGCCTACATCTCACACTCAAGCCTTATTAACCATAAAAGTACCCACCCCGGCAAGACACCGCATCCATGCGATGAGTGTGGAAAAGCTTTTTTCTCAAGCAGAACTCTTATAAGCCATAAAAGAGTCCATCTTGGAGAGAAACCCTTCAAGTGTGTCGAGTGTGGGAAATCTTTCAGTTACAGCTCTCTCCTTTCTCAGCACAAGAGGGTCCACACAGGGGAGAAACCCTATGTGTGTGATAGGTGTGGGAAGGCCTTCAGGAACAGCTCAGGCCTCACAGTGCATAAAAGGATCCACACag GAGAGCTCCCGTACTTGAGCTCCAGCTGA
- the ZFP62 gene encoding zinc finger protein 62 homolog isoform X1, which produces MTVSHLKTSTEDEEPAEEYANAGNTESKWPKGEGLHRDPVPESKVGDTCVWDSKVESQQEKPVENRMKEDKSCIREAISTAKSTANTKTEQEGEASEKSLRLSPQHITHQTMPVGQRGSEQGKCVENINGTSHPSLQQKTNAVKKLHKCDECGKSFKYNSRLVQHKIMHTGEKRYECDDCGGTFRSSSSLRVHKRIHTGEKPYACEECGKAYMSYSSLINHKSTHSGEKNCKCDECGKSFNYSSVLDQHKRIHTGEKPYECGECGKAFRNSSGLRVHKRIHTGEKPYECDICGKTFSNSSGLRVHKRIHTGEKPYECDECGKAFITCRTLLNHKSIHFGDKPYKCDECEKSFNYSSLLIQHKVIHTGEKPYECDECGKAFRNSSGLIVHKRIHTGEKPYKCDVCGKAFSYSSGLAVHKSIHPGKKAHECKECGKSFSYNSLLLQHKTIHTGERPYVCDVCGKTFRNNAGLKVHRRLHTGEKPYKCDVCGKAYISRSSLKNHKGIHLGEKPYKCSYCEKSFNYSSALEQHKRIHTREKPFGCDECGKAFRNNSGLKVHKRIHTGERPYKCEECGKAYISLSSLINHKSVHPGEKPFKCDECEKAFITYRTLINHKKVHLGEKPYKCDVCEKSFNYTSLLSQHKRVHTREKPYECDRCEKVFRNNSSLKVHKRIHTGEKPYECDVCGKAYISHSSLINHKSTHPGKTPHPCDECGKAFFSSRTLISHKRVHLGEKPFKCVECGKSFSYSSLLSQHKRVHTGEKPYVCDRCGKAFRNSSGLTVHKRIHTGEKPYECDECGKAYISHSSLINHKSVHQGKQPYNCECGKSFNYRSVLDQHKRIHTGRKPYRCNECGKAFNIRSNLTKHKRTHTGEESLSVIYVGSYSGTPQKRTYEGGSALDGSRMRLPL; this is translated from the exons ATGACAG TGTCACATTTGAAGACGAGCACTGAGGATGAGGAACCAGCTGAAGAATATGCAAATGCTGGAAATACAGAATCTAAGTGGCCGAAAGGGGAAGGTCTTCACAGGGATCCTGTGCCTGAGTCTAAGGTTGGTGACACGTGTGTTTGGGATAGCAAGGTAGAGAGTCAGCAGGAAAAACCTGTGGAAAACAGGATGAAGGAAGACAAAAGCTGCATCAGGGAAGCAATCAGCACAGCCAAGAGTACAGCAAATACAAAGACAGAACAGGAAGGTGAGGCATCTGAGAAGAGCTTGCGTCTGAGCCCACAGCATATCACACACCAGACTATGCCTGTAGGACAGAGAGGCAGTGAGCAAGGCAAATGTGTGGAGAACATTAATGGAACCTCCCACCCTAGTCTACAGCAGAAAACCAATGCTGTTAAGAAATTACATAAATGTGATGAATGTGGGAAATCCTTCAAATATAATTCCCGCCTTGTTCAACATAAAATTATGCACACTGGGGAGAAGCGCTATGAATGTGACGACTGTGGAGGGACCTTCCGAAGCAGCTCCAGCCTTCGGGTCCACAAGCGGAtccacactggggagaagccGTACGCGTGtgaggaatgtgggaaagcctacATGTCCTACTCCAGCCTCATAAACCACAAAAGCACCCATTCTGGGGAGAAGAACTGCAAATGCGATGAATGTGGAAAATCCTTCAATTATAGCTCTGTTCTGGACCAGCATAAAAGGAtccacactggggagaagccCTATGAGTGCGGTGAGTGTGGAAAGGCCTTCAGGAACAGCTCTGGGCTCCGAGTCCACAAAAGGATCCACACGGGGGAGAAGCCCTATGAATGCGACATCTGTGGGAAAACCTTCAGTAACAGCTCTGGCCTTAGGGTCCACAAAAGGATCCACACGGGcgagaaaccttatgaatgtgATGAGTGTGGGAAGGCCTTCATTACTTGTAGAACACTTCTCAACCATAAAAGCATCCACTTTGGAGATAAACCCTATAAATGTGATGAGTGTGAGAAATCTTTTAATTATAGCTCTCTTCTCATTCAGCATAAAGTcatccacactggagagaaaccttatgaatgtgACGAATGTGGGAAGGCTTTCAGGAACAGCTCAGGCCTCATAGTGCATAAAAGGATCCACAcgggagagaaaccttacaagtgtgaTGTCTGTGGCAAAGCATTCAGCTATAGCTCAGGCCTCGCAGTCCATAAAAGCATTCACCCTGGAAAGAAAGCCCATGAGTGTAAGGAGTGTGGGAAGTCCTTCAGTTATAACTCACTTCTTCTTCAGCACAAAACTATTCACACCGGAGAGAGACCTtatgtatgtgatgtgtgtgggaAAACGTTCAGAAACAATGCAGGCCTCAAAGTCCACAGGAGGCTGCATACTGGGGAGAAACCCTATAAGTGTGATGTGTGTGGGAAAGCCTATATCTCACGCTCTAGCcttaaaaatcacaaaggaaTCCACCTTGGGGAGAAGCCCTATAAATGTAGCTATTGTGAGAAATCCTTCAACTACAGCTCTGCCCTTGAGCAGCATAAAAGGATTCATACCAGGGAAAAACCCTTTGGGTGTGATGAGTGTGGAAAAGCTTTCAGAAATAATTCCGGCCTTAAAGTACATAAACGAATCCACACTGGGGAACgaccttacaaatgtgaagaatgtgggaaAGCGTACATCTCCCTCTCGAGCCTTATAAATCATAAAAGCGTCCACCCCGGGGAGAAGCCCTTTAAGTGTGATGAGTGTGAGAAGGCCTTCATCACATACCGAACCCTTATAAACCACAAAAAAGTTCATCTTGGGGAGAAGCCCTACAAATGTGATGTGTGTGAGAAATCTTTTAATTACACATCACTTCTTTCTCAGCACAAAAGGGTCCACACtagagagaaaccctatgaatgtgaCAGGTGTGAGAAGGTCTTCAGAAACAACTCGAGCCTTAAAGTTCATAAGAGAATCCATACTGGGGAGAAGCCCTATGAATGTGACGTGTGTGGAAAAGCCTACATCTCACACTCAAGCCTTATTAACCATAAAAGTACCCACCCCGGCAAGACACCGCATCCATGCGATGAGTGTGGAAAAGCTTTTTTCTCAAGCAGAACTCTTATAAGCCATAAAAGAGTCCATCTTGGAGAGAAACCCTTCAAGTGTGTCGAGTGTGGGAAATCTTTCAGTTACAGCTCTCTCCTTTCTCAGCACAAGAGGGTCCACACAGGGGAGAAACCCTATGTGTGTGATAGGTGTGGGAAGGCCTTCAGGAACAGCTCAGGCCTCACAGTGCATAAAAGGATCCACACaggtgagaaaccctatgaatgtgaTGAGTGTGGGAAGGCATACATCTCACACTCAAGTCTTATCAACCATAAAAGTGTCCACCAGGGGAAGCAGCCCTATAATTGTGAGTGTGGGAAATCCTTCAATTATAGATCAGTCCTTGACCAGCACAAAAGGATCCACACTGGAAGGAAGCCATACCGATGTAATGAGTGTGGTAAGGCTTTCAATATCCGATCAAATCTCACCAAGCATAAAAGAACCCATACTGGAGAGGAGTCTTTAAGTGTGATATATGTGGGAAGTTATAGTGGCACACCCCAGAAGAGAACCTATGAGGGAGGGAGTGCCCTGGATGGGAGCAGGATGAGGCTGCCTCTGTAG